A genomic window from Lotus japonicus ecotype B-129 chromosome 1, LjGifu_v1.2 includes:
- the LOC130731026 gene encoding long chain acyl-CoA synthetase 1-like isoform X1, translated as MKIFAATVEEGREGTNGKPSVGPVYRNLLSKNEFPPLDSELNSAWDIFSVAVQKYPQNRMLGWREFVDGKIGPYVWKTYKEVYDEVMLIGSALRACGAEPGSRIGVYGSNCPQWIVAMEACCAHSLVCVPLYDTLGAGAVNFIIDHAEVDFVFVQDKKVMQLLNPDCKSVQRLKAMVCFTSLTDVDKDKASSIAIKLYSWKEFLYKGKENPSTILAPQASNICTIMYTSGTTGNPKGVVLTHENIMSFVRGIDLFLEQFEEKMTVEDVYLSFLPLAHSFDRTVEEYFFHKGASVGYYHGDTNALRDDLMELKPTFFAGVPRVFEKIYEGIKKAVEEHTPLRRTVFGMLYKYKLAWLNKGYKQCNASLLADLLAFRKVKAQLGGRIRLIVTGGAPLSSEVEEFLRVTSCAFVCQSYGLTEACGATTLAFPDEMCMLGTVGPVSVYNELQLEEVPEMGYNPLGSPPSGEICLRGKTVFTGYYKDIELTREAIRDGWFHTGDIGEMQPNGVVKIIDRKKNLIKLSQGEYIALEHLENVYGITPKVEDVCDFFFWKIWVYGNSFKSALVAVVVPNEEITKKWAYSSGHMASFTELCSLDQLKKHVLSGLKLTAERNKLKGFEHIKGVILEPRPLDLERDLVTATMKKKRNNLLKYYQVEIDEVYRSLTGDEHKI; from the exons ATGAAGATTTTTGCAGCTACGGTTGAGGAAGGAAGAGAAGGTACAAATGGCAAGCCATCCGTAGGTCCGGTATATCGCAACCTCCTCTCCAAAAATGAATTTCCTCCACTGGATTCTGAACTAAATAGTGCTTGGGATATTTTCAG TGTGGCTGTTCAAAAGTATCCTCAAAACCGTATGCTGGGATGGCGTGAATTTGTTGATGGAAAG ATAGGACCATATGTCTGGAAGACATATAAGGAAGTTTATGATGAAGTGATGCTTATTGGTTCTGCTTTACGAGCATGCGGTGCTGAACCT GGCTCTCGAATTGGAGTTTATGGATCTAACTGCCCTCAGTGGATTGTGGCAATGGAG GCTTGTTGCGCGCACAGCTTGGTTTGTGTGCCTCTTTATGACACCCTTG GGGCTGGTGCTGTAAATTTTATCATCGATCACGCAGAAGTAGATTTTGTGTTTGTCCAGGATAAGAAGGTTATGCAA CTTTTGAATCCTGATTGTAAATCTGTTCAGCGACTGAAAG CGATGGTGTGCTTCACTTCATTAACAGACGTAGATAAGGATAAGGCCAGCAGCATTGCAATTAAGTTATATTCATGGAAAGAGTTCTTGTACAAG GGAAAAGAAAACCCATCAACCATTTTAGCACCTCAGGCTTCTAATATCTGCACAATAATGTATACAAGTGGAACAACTGGAAACCCTAAAGGAGTTGTTTTGACACATGAAAACATAATGTCTTTTGTAAGAGGAATAGATCTTTTCCTGGAACAATTTGAAGAAAAG ATGACTGTAGAAGATGTGTATTTATCCTTCCTCCCATTGGCTCATAGCTTTGATCGCACAGTTGAGGAGTACTTTTTCCATAAGGGTGCCTCTGTTGGCTACTACCATGGG GATACAAATGCATTGAGGGATGATTTGATGGAATTGAAGCCAACGTTCTTTGCCGGGGTCCCTCGAGTCTTTGAAAAGATCTATGAAG GCATCAAGAAAGCAGTGGAAGAACACACTCCATTGAGGAGAACAGTTTTTGGCATGCTCTACAAATA CAAGCTTGCTTGGTTGAACAAAGGATACAAACAGTGTAATGCATCACTGTTAGCAGATCTGTTAGCCTTCAGAAAG GTCAAAGCTCAGCTAGGCGGGCGTATTAGGCTAATAGTAACTGGAGGCGCACCCTTGAGCTCCGAGGTGGAAGAATTTTTGCGTGTTACTTCTTGTGCCTTTGTATGTCAAAGCTATG GTTTGACTGAAGCTTGTGGAGCCACAACTCTTGCCTTTCCTGATGAAATGTGCATGCTTGGTACTGTTGGTCCGGTATCTGTATACAATGAACTGCAGCTGGAGGAGGTTCCAGAGATGGGTTACAATCCTCTTGGAAGTCCTCCAAGTGGTGAGATATGTCTGAGAGGGAAAACTGTGTTCACTGGGTACTACAAAGACATTGAGTTAACAAGGGAAGCCATAAGAGATGGATGGTTTCACAcag GGGACATTGGAGAAATGCAACCTAATGGAGTTGTTAAGATTATTGACAGGAAGAAGAATCTTATAAAACTTTCTCAAGGAGAGTATATTGCACTTGAGCATTTGGAAAATGTTTATGGAATCACTCCGAAAGTAGAAGAT gtttgtgatttttttttctggaagATCTGGGTTTATGGAAATAGCTTCAAATCAGCACTAGTTGCAGTAGTAGTTCCAAATGAAGAAATCACCAAGAAGTGGGCATATTCAAGTGGTCACATGGCTTCTTTCACTGAACTCTGCTCTCTTGATCAGTTGAAGAAACATGTGCTGTCTGGACTCAAGCTCACCGCTGAGAGAAACAAG CTGAAAGGCTTTGAACATATCAAAGGGGTCATACTAGAGCCGCGTCCACTAGACTTGGAAAGAGACTTGGTGACTGCaacaatgaaaaagaaaagaaacaattTGCTCAAGTATTATCAG GTGGAAATAGATGAAGTATATCGAAGTTTGACTGGAGATGAACATAAGATTTGA
- the LOC130731026 gene encoding long chain acyl-CoA synthetase 1-like isoform X2, which yields MKIFAATVEEGREGTNGKPSVGPVYRNLLSKNEFPPLDSELNSAWDIFSVAVQKYPQNRMLGWREFVDGKIGPYVWKTYKEVYDEVMLIGSALRACGAEPGSRIGVYGSNCPQWIVAMEACCAHSLVCVPLYDTLGAGAVNFIIDHAEVDFVFVQDKKVMQLLNPDCKSVQRLKAMVCFTSLTDVDKDKASSIAIKLYSWKEFLYKGKENPSTILAPQASNICTIMYTSGTTGNPKGVVLTHENIMSFVRGIDLFLEQFEEKMTVEDVYLSFLPLAHSFDRTVEEYFFHKGASVGYYHGDTNALRDDLMELKPTFFAGVPRVFEKIYEGIKKAVEEHTPLRRTVFGMLYKYKLAWLNKGYKQCNASLLADLLAFRKVKAQLGGRIRLIVTGGAPLSSEVEEFLRVTSCAFVCQSYGLTEACGATTLAFPDEMCMLGTVGPVSVYNELQLEEVPEMGYNPLGSPPSGEICLRGKTVFTGYYKDIELTREAIRDGWFHTGDIGEMQPNGVVKIIDRKKNLIKLSQGEYIALEHLENVYGITPKVEDIWVYGNSFKSALVAVVVPNEEITKKWAYSSGHMASFTELCSLDQLKKHVLSGLKLTAERNKLKGFEHIKGVILEPRPLDLERDLVTATMKKKRNNLLKYYQVEIDEVYRSLTGDEHKI from the exons ATGAAGATTTTTGCAGCTACGGTTGAGGAAGGAAGAGAAGGTACAAATGGCAAGCCATCCGTAGGTCCGGTATATCGCAACCTCCTCTCCAAAAATGAATTTCCTCCACTGGATTCTGAACTAAATAGTGCTTGGGATATTTTCAG TGTGGCTGTTCAAAAGTATCCTCAAAACCGTATGCTGGGATGGCGTGAATTTGTTGATGGAAAG ATAGGACCATATGTCTGGAAGACATATAAGGAAGTTTATGATGAAGTGATGCTTATTGGTTCTGCTTTACGAGCATGCGGTGCTGAACCT GGCTCTCGAATTGGAGTTTATGGATCTAACTGCCCTCAGTGGATTGTGGCAATGGAG GCTTGTTGCGCGCACAGCTTGGTTTGTGTGCCTCTTTATGACACCCTTG GGGCTGGTGCTGTAAATTTTATCATCGATCACGCAGAAGTAGATTTTGTGTTTGTCCAGGATAAGAAGGTTATGCAA CTTTTGAATCCTGATTGTAAATCTGTTCAGCGACTGAAAG CGATGGTGTGCTTCACTTCATTAACAGACGTAGATAAGGATAAGGCCAGCAGCATTGCAATTAAGTTATATTCATGGAAAGAGTTCTTGTACAAG GGAAAAGAAAACCCATCAACCATTTTAGCACCTCAGGCTTCTAATATCTGCACAATAATGTATACAAGTGGAACAACTGGAAACCCTAAAGGAGTTGTTTTGACACATGAAAACATAATGTCTTTTGTAAGAGGAATAGATCTTTTCCTGGAACAATTTGAAGAAAAG ATGACTGTAGAAGATGTGTATTTATCCTTCCTCCCATTGGCTCATAGCTTTGATCGCACAGTTGAGGAGTACTTTTTCCATAAGGGTGCCTCTGTTGGCTACTACCATGGG GATACAAATGCATTGAGGGATGATTTGATGGAATTGAAGCCAACGTTCTTTGCCGGGGTCCCTCGAGTCTTTGAAAAGATCTATGAAG GCATCAAGAAAGCAGTGGAAGAACACACTCCATTGAGGAGAACAGTTTTTGGCATGCTCTACAAATA CAAGCTTGCTTGGTTGAACAAAGGATACAAACAGTGTAATGCATCACTGTTAGCAGATCTGTTAGCCTTCAGAAAG GTCAAAGCTCAGCTAGGCGGGCGTATTAGGCTAATAGTAACTGGAGGCGCACCCTTGAGCTCCGAGGTGGAAGAATTTTTGCGTGTTACTTCTTGTGCCTTTGTATGTCAAAGCTATG GTTTGACTGAAGCTTGTGGAGCCACAACTCTTGCCTTTCCTGATGAAATGTGCATGCTTGGTACTGTTGGTCCGGTATCTGTATACAATGAACTGCAGCTGGAGGAGGTTCCAGAGATGGGTTACAATCCTCTTGGAAGTCCTCCAAGTGGTGAGATATGTCTGAGAGGGAAAACTGTGTTCACTGGGTACTACAAAGACATTGAGTTAACAAGGGAAGCCATAAGAGATGGATGGTTTCACAcag GGGACATTGGAGAAATGCAACCTAATGGAGTTGTTAAGATTATTGACAGGAAGAAGAATCTTATAAAACTTTCTCAAGGAGAGTATATTGCACTTGAGCATTTGGAAAATGTTTATGGAATCACTCCGAAAGTAGAAGAT ATCTGGGTTTATGGAAATAGCTTCAAATCAGCACTAGTTGCAGTAGTAGTTCCAAATGAAGAAATCACCAAGAAGTGGGCATATTCAAGTGGTCACATGGCTTCTTTCACTGAACTCTGCTCTCTTGATCAGTTGAAGAAACATGTGCTGTCTGGACTCAAGCTCACCGCTGAGAGAAACAAG CTGAAAGGCTTTGAACATATCAAAGGGGTCATACTAGAGCCGCGTCCACTAGACTTGGAAAGAGACTTGGTGACTGCaacaatgaaaaagaaaagaaacaattTGCTCAAGTATTATCAG GTGGAAATAGATGAAGTATATCGAAGTTTGACTGGAGATGAACATAAGATTTGA
- the LOC130731026 gene encoding long chain acyl-CoA synthetase 1-like isoform X3: MKIFAATVEEGREGTNGKPSVGPVYRNLLSKNEFPPLDSELNSAWDIFSVAVQKYPQNRMLGWREFVDGKIGPYVWKTYKEVYDEVMLIGSALRACGAEPGSRIGVYGSNCPQWIVAMEACCAHSLVCVPLYDTLGAGAVNFIIDHAEVDFVFVQDKKVMQLLNPDCKSVQRLKAMVCFTSLTDVDKDKASSIAIKLYSWKEFLYKGKENPSTILAPQASNICTIMYTSGTTGNPKGVVLTHENIMSFVRGIDLFLEQFEEKMTVEDVYLSFLPLAHSFDRTVEEYFFHKGASVGYYHGDTNALRDDLMELKPTFFAGVPRVFEKIYEGIKKAVEEHTPLRRTVFGMLYKYKLAWLNKGYKQCNASLLADLLAFRKVKAQLGGRIRLIVTGGAPLSSEVEEFLRVTSCAFVCQSYGLTEACGATTLAFPDEMCMLGTVGPVSVYNELQLEEVPEMGYNPLGSPPSGEICLRGKTVFTGYYKDIELTREAIRDGWFHTGDIGEMQPNGVVKIIDRKKNLIKLSQGEYIALEHLENVYGITPKVEDH, from the exons ATGAAGATTTTTGCAGCTACGGTTGAGGAAGGAAGAGAAGGTACAAATGGCAAGCCATCCGTAGGTCCGGTATATCGCAACCTCCTCTCCAAAAATGAATTTCCTCCACTGGATTCTGAACTAAATAGTGCTTGGGATATTTTCAG TGTGGCTGTTCAAAAGTATCCTCAAAACCGTATGCTGGGATGGCGTGAATTTGTTGATGGAAAG ATAGGACCATATGTCTGGAAGACATATAAGGAAGTTTATGATGAAGTGATGCTTATTGGTTCTGCTTTACGAGCATGCGGTGCTGAACCT GGCTCTCGAATTGGAGTTTATGGATCTAACTGCCCTCAGTGGATTGTGGCAATGGAG GCTTGTTGCGCGCACAGCTTGGTTTGTGTGCCTCTTTATGACACCCTTG GGGCTGGTGCTGTAAATTTTATCATCGATCACGCAGAAGTAGATTTTGTGTTTGTCCAGGATAAGAAGGTTATGCAA CTTTTGAATCCTGATTGTAAATCTGTTCAGCGACTGAAAG CGATGGTGTGCTTCACTTCATTAACAGACGTAGATAAGGATAAGGCCAGCAGCATTGCAATTAAGTTATATTCATGGAAAGAGTTCTTGTACAAG GGAAAAGAAAACCCATCAACCATTTTAGCACCTCAGGCTTCTAATATCTGCACAATAATGTATACAAGTGGAACAACTGGAAACCCTAAAGGAGTTGTTTTGACACATGAAAACATAATGTCTTTTGTAAGAGGAATAGATCTTTTCCTGGAACAATTTGAAGAAAAG ATGACTGTAGAAGATGTGTATTTATCCTTCCTCCCATTGGCTCATAGCTTTGATCGCACAGTTGAGGAGTACTTTTTCCATAAGGGTGCCTCTGTTGGCTACTACCATGGG GATACAAATGCATTGAGGGATGATTTGATGGAATTGAAGCCAACGTTCTTTGCCGGGGTCCCTCGAGTCTTTGAAAAGATCTATGAAG GCATCAAGAAAGCAGTGGAAGAACACACTCCATTGAGGAGAACAGTTTTTGGCATGCTCTACAAATA CAAGCTTGCTTGGTTGAACAAAGGATACAAACAGTGTAATGCATCACTGTTAGCAGATCTGTTAGCCTTCAGAAAG GTCAAAGCTCAGCTAGGCGGGCGTATTAGGCTAATAGTAACTGGAGGCGCACCCTTGAGCTCCGAGGTGGAAGAATTTTTGCGTGTTACTTCTTGTGCCTTTGTATGTCAAAGCTATG GTTTGACTGAAGCTTGTGGAGCCACAACTCTTGCCTTTCCTGATGAAATGTGCATGCTTGGTACTGTTGGTCCGGTATCTGTATACAATGAACTGCAGCTGGAGGAGGTTCCAGAGATGGGTTACAATCCTCTTGGAAGTCCTCCAAGTGGTGAGATATGTCTGAGAGGGAAAACTGTGTTCACTGGGTACTACAAAGACATTGAGTTAACAAGGGAAGCCATAAGAGATGGATGGTTTCACAcag GGGACATTGGAGAAATGCAACCTAATGGAGTTGTTAAGATTATTGACAGGAAGAAGAATCTTATAAAACTTTCTCAAGGAGAGTATATTGCACTTGAGCATTTGGAAAATGTTTATGGAATCACTCCGAAAGTAGAAGAT CACTAG